The DNA window ATGGTAGGGGAAGAGATTAAGCAGCTGGAGCGGATGTCCGGAGCGATCCCCTTTCTCTTTCTGGCAGTGGCGTCAGTTGTCCTGTACATAACACTCAGCCGCATGATAGAACAACAGCGGACGCAGGTTGGAACGATGATGGCCCTGGGAATTTCAAAATGGCGGATACGGCTTCACTATCTGGGATATGGGGCGTTTGTAGGCGCTGTGGGAGGGCTTCTGGGAACATGCGCGGGTTATATTCTGGCAGAGCCGATGGCAGACTTCTACCGGGTGTATTTTAAGCTTCCGTCGGCCTCCGCCCCTCTTTCTGCCACTTACTTTGCAGTGGGAACGCTGGAAGCAGCCGCCTTTTGCGCGGGAGTTTCGTGGCTTTGCGTCGGTTCCCTGTGGAAGCTGATGCCGGCCGCGGCCCTTCGTCCGTCCGCTCCGGAAACCGCCGGAAAGTCGGTCCTGGAAAAAATACCGGGCTTGACAAAACTCCTGACAATACCAGGACTCATGGGAGTCAGAACCCTTGCCAGAAATCCGGGAAGGACCTGCTTTTCCCTGGCAGGGATGGCGGCGGCTTATATGATAACGGCTACACTGGTATCTATGAATACGGTGTTTGACATCTTTATTATCAATTACTGGGAAAAGACGCAGAGGCAGGATATTATGGTATATTTCAGCCATCCCGTCGGCCGCAGCGACGCGTTCGAGGCGGTTCGGGATCCGAGAATCCGGGAGGCGGAGGGAATTATCGAATTTCCCGTGACTCTGGCCGGTCCCGATGGGAAAACAGACTGCACGCTGCAGGCGGTTCCAAAAGACGGTCAACTTATCAAACTGTACCGGGCCGGAGGGCAGCAGGTATATGTGAGGGATGAGGGGATTATCCTGTCGGAACACATGGCGGAAATATTGGGAGTGAAGAGGGGGGACATGATAGAAGTGCGGACATCCTACCCGGATAAGGGGGAGACAAGTACGGTGGTCACGGATATCATTGCCCAGTATATGGGAAGTCTGGCCTACATGTCTTATCAGGGAGCCGGGAAGGTAAGCAGTTACGGGGATGGTTTCACCGGGGTATACCTGAGGGCTCCGGACGGTGTGCTGGAGGATTTGAGGGAGAGGCTGCAGGGAAAGGGAACCGTATCGCTGATTCAGAGCAGGCAGGAGAAGATGGAGCAGTACCGCACGGTTATGGGCAGTATGAGCGGAATCATGTTTTCCATGTCACTGGTGGGTGTGGCAATCGGCTTTGCGGTCATCTATGTCAGTTCCCTGATCCGCTACGAAGAATTGAAGCGCGAGCTGTCGGTTCTGATGCTGCTTGGATTAAACAGCAGGGAATGCCTGGATGTGCTTTCCTCCGGCCAGTGGATCCTGACGGCGGGCGCCGTTATCCTGGGAATACCGCTGGCATTTTTGGCCAGTCTTCTGATCACGGCCACGATGTCGGGGGATATGTATACGATTCCGAATTTTCTGGACGCAAAGGCAATCCTGGCGGCGGCTGGTCTGACGGCCTGCTCTTCATTTCTGGGTTCTGCGGCAATGCTCTCAAAACTGAAAAAAATACTTCCGGCTGAATTTTTGCGGGAACGTGAATAGGGGGGAACCGTCATATGAAGAGGAAATACAAAAAAATTCTGGCAGCGGTGGCTGTGATGTTCTGCCTGGCGGCGCTTGGGCTTATCATGATGAAGCCGGCAGAGGCGGATGCGGAGAAAGTCGGGTATGGGAACCTGGAACGGAAGTTTACGGTCCAGGCCGAACTGACGCCGGTCCACAGTATGATTCTGAGCACCCCGTCGGCCGGGAGCGTATCGGATATTCCCTATAAGCCGGGAGAACAGGTAAAAGCGGGAGAGGCGCTTCTTAAGACCGAGACAGCCCAGGAAATCAGCCTGGATCTCCAGAGGGAGCAGTTAAAGCAGCAGATGAGTAAGGCAAAACAGGAATATGACTGCCTGTACGGAGCGGGAGGAGAGGCACAGTCTGCCTATGATGCGGCGGACAGTGCCTACCGCCTGGCAAAGAAAAATTACGAGGACGGCAGGATCCTGGCGGACAGCGGTTACCTGTCCCAGACAGAGTTAGAGACGGCGCGGACGGAGATGGCACGGGCTTATCAGCAGTATGTCCAGGCCGGGGAGATCAATTCGGAGAAGCAGAAGAACTATCTGAACGAGCAGATCGCATCCTGCGAAAGGCAGCTCGAAACACTGGAAGATGCGGTCGGCCCTACCTCGGTTGTGATGCCGTTTGACGGAATCCTGTGGGAAGTATATACGGAAAAAGGGGCCTATCTGGCGCAGAACCAGGCGGCCCTCAAAGTCTACCGCGCAGATGAAATGAAACTGTCGGCTTCCGTTCTGGCGGAGGACGCGGCGGGACTCACCGTTGGGATGGAGGCCGAGGCGGTGTATCCCGATGGGGTAGAAGGAAGGGCAACAGTGGCATTTATAGCCAGAACTGCGTCAAAAGCAATCTCATCCACAGGACTGGAAGAGAGCCGCTGCCAGGTAGAACTGGATCCCAAAGGACCGGACACCATGACCCTGATGCAACGGTTCGGAGCCGGGCAGCAGGCGGATTTGACGTTTCATATGGTAAAAGCAGAGAATGTTCTGACCGTTCCCATATCTGCGGTGGTGCCGGACGGAACCGATACGGTCGTCTATAGAGTGAGGGCGGGAAAGGCAGAGGCCGTGGCGGTGAAGGCAGGAACGACAGAAAGCGGAAGAACGGAGATACTGGAAGGCCTGACGGAGGGGGATGTGGTTATCTCGGATCCTTATGATACGGGGATTAGGGATGGAAGCAGAGTGAAAACAGTATTTTAAAGAAAAGGGCAGGGCCGGTAATGGCCTTGCCCTTTTGCAGTATCTATCTGGACCGCTGGTTAGTTCCAGGCCGTCTGTGCCCGTTTCCGGCCTTGTCTGTTACAAAAAATTCTCTCTTGCATACTTCATAAGTTCTTCCCTGAAATCGGGATGTGCTATCGCGGCCATTGCTTCGGCCCGCTCCCGCAGGGATAAGCCGGACAGCTTTGCCACGCCGTATTCCGTCGCCACGTACTGAATCATGCTCCGGGGCGCCGACACCACGCTGCCGCCTGGAATGAAGGGGACGATATTGGATTTGAGGGATCCGTCCTTCTTTTTATGCGTGGAGGCAAGACAGATGAATCCCTTGCCGCCTTCGGAGCGGAAAGCGCCTTCCAGGAAATCGAGCTGTCCGCCTGTACCGGAGAGCTGGCGGCTGCCCGCAGATTCCGCATTTTCCTGGCCCATCAGGTCGAGTTCCACGCCGCCGTTGATGCTGATTACATTCTTCATCCGGCTGATGCGCTCAGGGGAATGGACGTAGTCCACGTCGCCCGGGTGAAAGAGCTCCGGTTCCTCATCAAGCCAGTTGTACAGCTCCTGTGAACCCATGGCAAGATTCCATGTAGAGTAGCCCGCGTCAAATTCCTTCCTCTTATTGGTCAGCTTGCCGGCTTTGTGCAGCGCCAGGAAGGCGTCGCTGATGGTCCCCGTATGACAGCCCAGATCCTTCCGATCCGATTCGGCGAGCATCCTGGCAACCGTAAACGGCACGCCGCCGACGCCGAGCGAGAGAACGGCTCCGTCCGGGATCTCATTTACGACATGTCTGGCAATTTCAATGTCGGTGGGAGACGGTTCCCGGTAGGTACGAAGAGGGAGGGGTTCGTGTTCCCCCTCGACGATAAAGTCCGCTTCGGACAGATGGACACGGTGGGAGCCGTCCACACCCTGGAGTCTCGGAAGGTGTTCGTTAATCTCAAACACGACGGTCCGGGCTTTTTCAAAAATGGTCCGCCACGCATAGTTTGAGATGCCAAGCCCGCAGTAACCGCTGTCATCGGGCGTTGAAACAGGCACAAAGGCCACATCGACGCGGATGTGACTGCGGTAAAGCTCGGGCAGCGAACGCAGGATCATCGGGATAAAACGGCATAAACCACGGCTCTGAAGCTTTCTTTCATAATCGCCGATGTGCCAGCTGTAATAGGTAAATGCACTTTGTTCCGGATCGCATTCCACGACCTCAATGCGGGGACGGATCACCAGGCCGCCGCGGATCTTCACATCCTTTAATTCTTCTTTCCGACCGGCCAGCGCCCTGTCTAAAAGCTCCGGAAATCCGGCGCCAAAACCGTAATCCACCCAATCACCGGAGCGGACCGCTTTCGCTACGGCAGCTTCCGGGGTTACAAATTTGTTCCTGTAATCATTTAACATAGTCTGGTTTCCTTCCCTGTCTCTTTTGCGTGTAATGCGATTCATTTTCGCATCCAGCCCATAGGGCTTTTTGTATGATAGAAGTTTCCTGTGATATAAAAATGCCAGTCCGCAAAAAGCTTTGCGGCTGGCGCTGCGGGTTCAAAACTGCCGCCCGTTTATTATAACTTAGAACCATGTTTTTTTCAAGATATGCTTCGCGATGTGCAGAAACGGCAAAAAACCGGTTACTGTTCACAGGCAGTATTCCGCGAAGCGTGTTATTGTTCGCAGCACAGCAGCTTTTAGCTGGGGTGTGAACGGTAACATCAGTCCTTTTCCAGGACGCGGATTCCCTTCAGAATCACTTCTTCCGTCATAAAGGCAAGCTCTTCGGCAGTTTCCTTCATGCCGGTGCCCAGCCAATACTGGACCATTCCGATACAGCCCGACACGATAAAGGAATAATATGCGTCGAAGGCATCGGAGTTGCGCAGAGATTTCAGGGCCTTCCAGTCGTTGAGGCATTTCTCACGCACGATATGTTTGAGGCGGTTTACAAAATTCAGATCCCCGTTTTCCCCGATCAAAATCGAGACAATATCCGCATTTTCCTGCACGAGGGGATAGAGCTCCGCAAAGATCAGCGAAGGCCGGGACAGGAGATCCTGGGCCTGGTGATGGTTCAGCATGTCCTCAAGGTCTTTCAGCAGTTCATTTTCAATCTGCTCCATCAAATCAAAAACATCTTTATAATGCAGATAAAAAGTACCGCGGTTGATGTCCGCCATATCGGCGATTTCTCTTACCGTAATATCCTGGACCCGTTTCTCTTTGAGCAGGGAGGTCAGGCATTCTCTCAACATGCGGCGGGTCTTCCTGATACGCCGGTCAACATTCTCCTCTTTTTTTTCTTCTTTCATAACGTTTCTCCTTTTACAGCCGTCCGGTATATCCATCCCGGGATTTTCATGCGGATAGAACCGAAAACATGAAAATATCCAGCGCTTGATTGGTCTCCGGATTATTCTCTCCTTCTTTAATAAAATACTTCTTAACGGCATCTTAACAACTGTCTCTTTTTGTCTATTTTGCACAAAAATCATTGATAATGAACATAATTGTTGAAAGTGTCGGTTAATAGATTAAGCGTAAAAAAATGATTATTGTATAAATCCCCATGAGTTAGTATAATGCATTATAGCTTAGAAATAAACAAATGTCAATTATCATATTTGATGTTGCTTAGGAGGAACAAAGATGAAAAAAATCGTTATTTC is part of the [Clostridium] symbiosum genome and encodes:
- a CDS encoding acetyl-CoA hydrolase/transferase C-terminal domain-containing protein translates to MLNDYRNKFVTPEAAVAKAVRSGDWVDYGFGAGFPELLDRALAGRKEELKDVKIRGGLVIRPRIEVVECDPEQSAFTYYSWHIGDYERKLQSRGLCRFIPMILRSLPELYRSHIRVDVAFVPVSTPDDSGYCGLGISNYAWRTIFEKARTVVFEINEHLPRLQGVDGSHRVHLSEADFIVEGEHEPLPLRTYREPSPTDIEIARHVVNEIPDGAVLSLGVGGVPFTVARMLAESDRKDLGCHTGTISDAFLALHKAGKLTNKRKEFDAGYSTWNLAMGSQELYNWLDEEPELFHPGDVDYVHSPERISRMKNVISINGGVELDLMGQENAESAGSRQLSGTGGQLDFLEGAFRSEGGKGFICLASTHKKKDGSLKSNIVPFIPGGSVVSAPRSMIQYVATEYGVAKLSGLSLRERAEAMAAIAHPDFREELMKYARENFL
- a CDS encoding FtsX-like permease family protein; this translates as MTGILFKKMLRDIRGSLSAYLSCILIVMLGMCGYSVLELCYDNLVESRDAFFRKTNFCDGFADTADAGLQAASQLESLDGIARAEGRLVRNVELAGVTGQAELHLVSWSEGQMNRPLLTRGTMPAEGKQELILGESMAEARGLKPGDTIHIVVNGRKVPMKITGIGTTPENIYMIRDMNELFPSPGTYDAAFASYRTVSRLLGKEGMANSFLMRLDNGVEWETVEKQVEQLMDAYGLISAYKGEDQTGAAMVGEEIKQLERMSGAIPFLFLAVASVVLYITLSRMIEQQRTQVGTMMALGISKWRIRLHYLGYGAFVGAVGGLLGTCAGYILAEPMADFYRVYFKLPSASAPLSATYFAVGTLEAAAFCAGVSWLCVGSLWKLMPAAALRPSAPETAGKSVLEKIPGLTKLLTIPGLMGVRTLARNPGRTCFSLAGMAAAYMITATLVSMNTVFDIFIINYWEKTQRQDIMVYFSHPVGRSDAFEAVRDPRIREAEGIIEFPVTLAGPDGKTDCTLQAVPKDGQLIKLYRAGGQQVYVRDEGIILSEHMAEILGVKRGDMIEVRTSYPDKGETSTVVTDIIAQYMGSLAYMSYQGAGKVSSYGDGFTGVYLRAPDGVLEDLRERLQGKGTVSLIQSRQEKMEQYRTVMGSMSGIMFSMSLVGVAIGFAVIYVSSLIRYEELKRELSVLMLLGLNSRECLDVLSSGQWILTAGAVILGIPLAFLASLLITATMSGDMYTIPNFLDAKAILAAAGLTACSSFLGSAAMLSKLKKILPAEFLRERE
- a CDS encoding TetR/AcrR family transcriptional regulator; translated protein: MKEEKKEENVDRRIRKTRRMLRECLTSLLKEKRVQDITVREIADMADINRGTFYLHYKDVFDLMEQIENELLKDLEDMLNHHQAQDLLSRPSLIFAELYPLVQENADIVSILIGENGDLNFVNRLKHIVREKCLNDWKALKSLRNSDAFDAYYSFIVSGCIGMVQYWLGTGMKETAEELAFMTEEVILKGIRVLEKD
- a CDS encoding HlyD family efflux transporter periplasmic adaptor subunit, which gives rise to MKRKYKKILAAVAVMFCLAALGLIMMKPAEADAEKVGYGNLERKFTVQAELTPVHSMILSTPSAGSVSDIPYKPGEQVKAGEALLKTETAQEISLDLQREQLKQQMSKAKQEYDCLYGAGGEAQSAYDAADSAYRLAKKNYEDGRILADSGYLSQTELETARTEMARAYQQYVQAGEINSEKQKNYLNEQIASCERQLETLEDAVGPTSVVMPFDGILWEVYTEKGAYLAQNQAALKVYRADEMKLSASVLAEDAAGLTVGMEAEAVYPDGVEGRATVAFIARTASKAISSTGLEESRCQVELDPKGPDTMTLMQRFGAGQQADLTFHMVKAENVLTVPISAVVPDGTDTVVYRVRAGKAEAVAVKAGTTESGRTEILEGLTEGDVVISDPYDTGIRDGSRVKTVF